One Malaclemys terrapin pileata isolate rMalTer1 chromosome 7, rMalTer1.hap1, whole genome shotgun sequence genomic region harbors:
- the MARCHF8 gene encoding E3 ubiquitin-protein ligase MARCHF8 isoform X3, producing MNMPLHQISVIPARDVTSSRISRSKTKEKEREEQNEKALGHSVSRSSNISKAGSPTSVSAPHSFSRTSVTPSNQDICSSSAVFSECCHHSPVQSAVVLKNPHCQNSLTQGVTVTVICQDTLQASKRNSHGQDWVHALESAKNAKATCALKFSKSLNDMDQKAQSTTEGSNYGERTCSEGKLTPTQEQCLRINRFNQKEKKLLNLRPFFSNSKHSYMPSLCTTYSSASGATENHHAVHIPLLDDKVDNETSSRSKKLLRYLFSFSHSSSASSLHKFHELESYPSHFQTAKSSSVLVESTGFCSDDMGDDDVFEDSASMRLKAKELRAPLCSVEKDSDLDCPSPLSEKFPPLSPVSTSGDACRICHCEGDEESPLITPCHCTGSLHFVHQACLQQWIKSSDTRCCELCKYEFIMETKLKPLRKWEKLQMTASERRKIMCSVTFHIIAITCVVWSLYVLIDRTAEEIKQGQTTGILEWPFWTKLVVVAIGFTGGLLFMYVQCKVYVQLWKRLKAYNRVIYVQNCPDTSKKSIFEKPALMEPNVENKEMLGVHHSDTNSSHYTEPEDCGAEILHV from the exons GCTGGCAGTCCAACGTCCGTTTCTGCTCCTCATAGCTTCTCTCGGACTTCTGTTACACCATCcaatcaggacatctgcag TTCCAGTGCAGTGTTTTCTGAATGTTGTCATCACAGTCCAGTGCAGTCTGCTGTTGTCTTGAAAAATCCTCACTGCCAGAATTCTCTGACACAAGGGGTCACAGTGACAGTAATCTGTCAGGACACATTACAGGCATCAAAAAGAAACTCACATGGGCAGGATTGGGTCCATGCGCTCGAGTCTGCTAAAAATGCAAAAGCCACCTGTGCTCTTAAATTCTCCAAGTCCCTCAACGACATGGACCAGAAGGCACAGAGCACCACAGAGGGCTCTAACTATGGGGAGCGAACGTGCTCTGAAGGCAAACTGACCCCAACACAGGAGCAGTGTTTAAGGATTAACAGATTTAATCAGAAAGAGAAGAAATTGCTCAATCTCAGGCCTTTTTTTAGCAATTCTAAACACTCTTACATGCCGTCTCTTTGCACCACCTACTCGAGCGCTTCGGGAGCAACCGAGAACCACCACGCGGTGCATATACCTCTCCTGGATGACAAGGTGGACAATGAGACATCATCAAGAAGCAAAAAGCTGCTGCGCTAcctcttctccttctcccacAGCTCGAGTGCCAGCAGCCTGCATAAGTTCCATGAACTAGAGAGCTATCCAAGCCACTTCCAAACTGCAAAATCCTCCAGTGTGCTGGTGGAAAGCACAGGCTTCTGCTCTGATGACATGGGGGATGACGACGTATTTGAGGACAGTGCCTCCATGAGGTTGAAAGCAAAAGAGCTGCGGGCACCACTCTGTTCAGTTGAGAAAGACAGTGACCTAGACTGCCCTTCTCCCCTGTCAGAAAAATTCCCCCCTCTTTCCCCTGTTTCCACGTCGGGGGATGCCTGCAG GATATGTCACTGTGAAGGAGACGAGGAGAGCCCCTTGATTACCCCCTGTCACTGCACAGGAAGTCTTCATTTTGTGCACCAAGCCTGCCTGCAACAGTGGATCAAGAGCTCAGACACCCGATGTTGTGAACTCTGCAAGTATGAGTTCATCATGGAGACCAAATTAAAACCTCTACGAAAG TGGGAGAAGTTGCAGATGACGGCCAGTGAGAGGAGGAAGATCATGTGCTCTGTAACATTCCATATCATTGCCATCACCTGCGTCGTGTGGTCTCTGTATGTCCTTATAGACAGGACTGCTGAAGAGATTAAACAGGGACAGACTACTG GGATTCTAGAATGGCCATTTTGGACTAAGCTGGTAGTTGTGGCTATTGGCTTCACTGGAGGACTCCTGTTCATGTATGTACAGTGCAAAGTATATGTACAGCTGTGGAAGAGACTTAAGGCTTATAACCGAGTAATATATGTACAGAACTGTCCGGATACTAGCAAAAAGAGTATCTTTGAAAAACCTGCATTAATGGAGCCAAATGTTGAAAATAAAGAAATGCTTGGGGTCCACCATTCGGATACAAACTCTTCACATTACACGGAGCCTGAAGACTGTGGTGCAGAAATCCTTCATGTCTGA